The following are encoded in a window of Penicillium oxalicum strain HP7-1 chromosome II, whole genome shotgun sequence genomic DNA:
- a CDS encoding EKC/KEOPS complex subunit: MTEEYKPPALPSPFTNTTPAPTLLVQGAEAHLYKTVSLDPSIPAALKVRPSKPYRHPILDRRLTRQRIIQEARCLVKLVRDGVSVPAVLAMDWEGQGGEESAWGGAWLMMEWIEGPVVRVVLEQWETWMKKNASSLEADQLQKEEDRVRGLMRRIGRTLGGLHKAGVVHGDLTTSNLMLRAPAQDTSDGASAVSMEGEVVLIDFGLAAQSTQDEDRAVDLYVLERAIGSTHPRSEQFFEEVLVGYRESHKGAGSTLKRLEDVRMRGRKRSMIG; encoded by the coding sequence ATGACCGAAGAGTATAAACCGCCCGCGCTGccttcccccttcaccaACACGACACCAGCCCCCACGCTGCTTGTCCAAGGCGCCGAAGCTCACCTCTACAAGACCGTCTCTTTGGACCCCTCCATTCCCGCCGCCCTCAAAGTGCGCCCGTCCAAGCCCTACCGCCACCCCATTCTTGATCGTCGCTTGACGCGTCAGCGCATCATCCAGGAGGCGCGATGTCTGGTGAAATTGGTCCGTGACGGGGTGAGTGTGCCTGCGGTGCTGGCGATGGATTGGGAGGGGCAGGGCGGCGAGGAGAGCGCATGGGGCGGCGCCTGGTTGATGATGGAGTGGATTGAAGGGCCGGTCGTGCGAGTCGTCTTGGAGCAATGGGAAActtggatgaagaagaatgcAAGCTCGCTGGAGGCGGATCAGCTgcagaaggaagaggatcgGGTGCGGGGGTTGATGAGACGCATTGGACGGACGCTTGGTGGGCTACACAAAGCTGGGGTGGTGCATGGCGATCTGACGACGAGTAATCTGATGTTGCGGGCGCCGGCGCAGGATACGAGTGACGGTGCATCGGCCGTTTCGATGGAAGGTGAGGTGGTGTTGATCGACTTTGGCCTTGCAGCACAGAGCACGCAAGATGAAGATCGCGCGGTGGATCTGTACGTGCTGGAGCGGGCCATTGGCAGCACGCATCCTCGTTCGGAGCAATTCTTCGAAGAAGTGCTTGTCGGATATCGAGAAAGTCACAAGGGAGCTGGTTCTACCttgaagagattggaagACGTTCGAATGAGAGGCCGCAAGCGGAGCATGATTGGATAG
- a CDS encoding Manganese-transporting ATPase 1 — MQADPAVSRLPVSASQCLQMEPVRRAVGAAESPALHKPLVRADPRGEPQIIPQRWLLLLGSVFFHSCLLSIKICVGARLADDPQIQFASLHNPLPVQLHTYVWPFLIIWPVFFAFYLSPDRYDTYIQGQEWTFVFAGSIITVQSLFWLMTKWNINLNTLFTTTRANSVETASLIKIIPITNAGTAEICPLVRENFGGKKNISFLFQKRRFLFYPETGTFAPLSYALDAEPKPALKVFQQTKGLTTKAELERVQHHYGDNTFDIPVPTFVELFQEHAVAPFFVFQVFCVGLWMLDEYWYYSLFTLFMLVAFESTVVWQRQRTLSEFRSMNIKPYDVWVHRENKWQEITSDKLLPGDLMSVNRTKEDGGVACDILLIEGSVIVNEAMLSGESTPLLKESIQLRPGEDLIEPDGLDKNSFVHGGTKVLQITHPNSNGEDMSKSLPAGVRPPPDNGAVGVVVKTGFETSQGSLVRTMIYSTERVSANNAEALLFILFLLIFAIAASCLAALSKFAIFCTEPFRIPFAGRVDIACFDKTGTLTGEDLVVDGIAGLTLGHSGATVEADGAHTDLAKVSAIGPDTTLVLASAHALVKLDEGEVVGDPMEKATLQWLGWTLGRNDTLTCKGSAPVVQSRPVESVQVKRRFQFSSALKRSSTISIVTAFDPKTSKKSKSTLVAVKGAPETIQTMLVNAPSNYEETFKYFTRNGARVLALAYKYLSHESELSQNRVNNFVREEVESELLFAGFLVLQCPLKDDAIKAVRMLNESSHRVVMITGDNPLTAVHVARQVEIVDREVVILDAPEHDTSGTRIVWRTIDDKLNTDVDPTQPLDPEILKSKDICITGYALAKFKGQKALSDLLRHTWVYARVSPKQKEEILLGLKDAGYTTLMCGDGTNDVGALKQAHVGVALLNGSPEDLTKIADHYRVTKMKELYEKQAGMMQRFNQPAPPVPLPIAHLYPPGPGNPHYQKAIERELQKKGTAAIAAAGDKPGEDIQTITSPGAQALQQANANLTPQQQRQQQAQVAAAGFADKLTSSMLEAELDESEPPTIKLGDASCAAPFTSKLANVVAIPNIIRQGRCTLVATIQMYKILALNCLISAYSLSVIYLDGIKFGDGQVTISGMMMSVCFLSISRAKSVEGLSKERPQPNIFNVYIIGSVLGQFAIHIVTLIYLTQYVYKIEPRGDNIDLEGEFEPSLLNSAIYLLQLIQQISTFSINYQGRPFRESIRENRAMYWGLVGATAIAFSCATEFVPEINEKLRLVPFSTEFKVTLTVLMIFDYAGCWLIENVLKSLFSDFRPKDIAVRRPDQLKREVDRKAQEAAEAEAQKEEQRKI, encoded by the exons ATGCAGGCCGATCCGGCTGTCTCCCGACTGCCTGTTTCAGCATCCCAATGCCTTCAAATGGAACCCGTGCGGCGGGCGGTCGGCGCCGCGGAGAGCCCAGCCTTACATAAGCCATTGGTGCGAGCGGATCCGAGGGGCGAACCCCAAATTATACCGCAGAGGTGGCTTCTTCTGCTCGGAAGTGTCTTCTTTCACTCGTGTCTCCTCTCGATTAAAATTTGTGTGGG GGCACGGCTTGCAGATGATCCCCAGATCCAATTTGCATCTCTGCATAATCCTCTCCCTGTTCAGCTTCATACCTACGTTTGGCCTTTTCTGATCATATGGCCCGTCTTCTTCGCCTTTTACCTCTCCCCTGACCGATATGATACGTACATCCAAGGACAAGAATGGACCTTCGTCTTCGCGGGGTCCATCATCACGGTCCAGTCGCTCTTCTGGTTGATGACCAAATGGAATATCAACCTCAACACCCTCTTTACTACCACGCGAGCTAACTCCGTCGAGACCGCGAGCTTGATCAAGATCATTCCTATCACAAATGCCGGCACTGCCGAGATCTGCCCCCTCGTTCGCGAGAACTTCGGTGGCAAGAAGAATATCTCGTTCCTTTTCCAGAAGCGTCGCTTCCTGTTCTACCCCGAGACTGGCACCTTTGCCCCCTTGTCCTACGCGCTTGACGCAGAACCGAAGCCGGCTCTCAAGGTGTTCCAGCAGACCAAGGGTCTGACAACCAAGGCCGAGCTTGAACGGGTGCAGCACCACTATGGCGACAACACCTTCGACATCCCCGTCCCGACATTCGTTGAGCTGTTCCAAGAGCACGCTGTGGCACCGTTCTTCGTCTTCCAGGTGTTCTGTGTTGGATTGTGGATGCTGGATGAATACTGGTATTACTCGTTGTTCACGCTTTTCATGCTTGTCGCATTCGAGAGCACAGTTGTTTGGCAACGCCAGAGGACCCTCAGTGAGTTCCGTTCGATGAACATCAAGCCATACGATGTCTGGGTGCACCGAGAGAACAAGTGGCAGGAGATTACCAGCGACAAGCTTCTTCCTGGCGACCTCATGTCTGTGAACCGCACCAAGGAGGACGGCGGCGTTGCTTGCGATATTCTTCTTATCGAGGGAAGTGTGATCGTCAACGAGGCTATGCTTTCTGGAGAGAGCACGCCGCTTCTCAAGGAATCTATTCAACTGCGACCTGGTGAGGATCTCATTGAGCCCGACGGATTGGACAAGAACTCTTTCGTACACGGAGGCACCAAGGTCCTCCAGATCACGCACCCCAACTCCAATGGTGAGGACATGTCGAAGAGTTTGCCTGCTGGTGTACGCCCCCCTCCCGATAATGGTGCGGTGGGTGTCGTTGTGAAGACCGGCTTCGAGACCAGCCAGGGCAGCCTGGTGCGAACTATGATCTACTCCACCGAACGCGTCTCCGCCAACAACGCCGAGGCTCTGctcttcattctcttcctcctcatcttcgcGATTGCCGCATCTTG TCTCGCAGCCTTGAGCAAGTTTGCCATTTTCTGCACCGAGCCGTTCCGTATTCCATTTGCCGGTCGCGTGGACATTGCTTGCTTTGACAAGACAGGCACCCTGACTGGTGAAGATCTCGTTGTTGACGGTATCGCTGGATTGACTCTCGGCCATTCAGGCGCCACCGTTGAAGCGGACGGTGCTCACACTGATCTGGCAAAGGTGTCGGCTATTGGGCCTGATACTACCCTTGTGCTCGCCAGTGCCCACGCTTTGGTGAAACTTGACGAGGGCGAGGTTGTGGGTGACCCTATGGAGAAGGCCACACTGCAGTGGCTTGGCTGGACTCTGGGCAGAAACGACACTCTTACCTGCAAGGGATCCGCGCCCGTCGTTCAATCTCGTCCTGTCGAGTCCGTGCAGGTCAAGAGAAGATTCCAATTCTCTTCTGCGCTAAAAAGATCGAGTACTATTTCTATCGTCACCGCCTTCGACCCAAAGACatccaagaagagcaagtcGACTCTCGTTGCCGTGAAGGGTGCTCCCGAGACCATTCAGACTATGCTCGTGAACGCCCCTTCCAACTACGAAGAGACTTTCAAGTACTTCACTCGCAATGGAGCCCGCGTGCTCGCTCTCGCCTACAAGTATCTCTCGCACGAGTCCGAACTTTCTCAAAACCGCGTGAACAACTTCGTTCGTGAGGAAGTTGAGTCTGAGCTACTGTTTGCTGGGTTCTTGGTCTTGCAGTGCCCTCTCAAGGACGACGCCATCAAGGCCGTTCGTATGTTGAACGAAAGCAGCCACCGTGTTGTCATGATCACGGGTGACAATCCCCTCACCGCTGTTCATGTGGCTCGCCAGGTGGAGATTGTTGATCGCGAGGTTGTCATTCTTGACGCGCCCGAGCACGATACTTCTGGGACCAGAATCGTGTGGCGTACCATTGACGATAAGTTGAACACTGATGTTGACCCGACTCAGCCTTTGGACCCCGAGATCTTGAAGTCCAAGGACATCTGTATCACCGGTTATGCTCTCGCTAAATTCAAGGGCCAGAAGGCTCTGTCCGACCTTCTCCGCCATACTTGGGTTTACGCTCGTGTCTCGCCCAAgcagaaggaagaaattctgcTCGGTCTCAAAGACGCTGGCTACACGACCCTCATGTGTGGTGATGGCACCAATGACGTCGGTGCTCTCAAGCAGGCTCATGTGGGTGTTGCGCTTCTGAATGGTTCCCCGGAAGACCTGACCAAGATCGCCGACCACTACCGTGTCACCAAGATGAAGGAGTTGTACGAGAAGCAGGCTGGCATGATGCAACGGTTCAACCAGCCAGCGCCGCCGGTCCCTCTTCCCATCGCTCATCTGTACCCCCCTGGCCCCGGAAACCCACATTACCAAAAGGCCATCGAAAGAGAATTGCAGAAGAAGGGCACGGCAGCGATCGCCGCTGCGGGCGACAAGCCTGGCGAGGATATTCAAACCATCACTTCTCCGGGTGCCCAAGCACTTCAACAGGCAAACGCTAACCTGACTCCACAACAACAACGCCAGCAGCAGGCCCAGGTCGCAGCAGCAGGCTTTGCCGACAAGCTTACTTCGTCCATGTTGGAGGCGGAGCTGGACGAAAGTGAGCCGCCTACCATCAAACTCGGTGATGCTTCCTGTGCCGCTCCTTTCACCAGCAAACTTGCCAACGTTGTCGCCATCCCCAACATCATCCGTCAGGGTCGTTGCACTCTGGTTGCCACTATCCAAATGTACAAGATTCTCGCTTTGAACTGCCTCATCAGTGCCTACAGTCTGAGTGTCATCTATCTGGACGGCATCAAGTTTGGAGATGGTCAGGTCACCATTAGTGGTATGATGATGAGTGTCTGCTTCTTGTCCATTTCTCGTGCCAAG TCTGTCGAGGGTCTTTCTAAGGAGCGCCCGCAACCCAACATCTTTAATGTGTACATTATTGGCTCCGTGCTCGGACAGTTTGCGATCCACATCGTCACTCTGATCTACCTGACTCAATACGTGTATAAGATTGAGCC GAGAGGCGACAACATCGATCTCGAGGGCGAATTTGAGCCGTCCTTGTTGAACAGCGCCATCTACTTGCTTCAACTGATCCAGCAGATCTCGACCTTTTCCATCAACTACCAGGGCCGTCCTTTCCGCGAATCCATTCGTGAGAACCGTGCTATGTACTGGGGTCTGGTCGGCGCTACCGCGATTGCCTTCTCCTGCGCGACCGAGTTTGTGCCCGAAATCAACGAGAAGCTGCGTCTGGTTCCTTTCAGCACGGAGTTCAAGGTCACCCTGACCGTGCTGATGATCTTCGATTATGCCGGTTGCTGGCTGATTGAGAATGTGCTCAAGAGCTTGTTCAGTGACTTCCGACCCAAGGATATCGCTGTCCGTCGTCCTGATCAGTTGAAGCGGGAGGTTGACCGCAAAGCCCAGGAAGCAGCTGAGGCTGAGGCACAGAAGGAGGAGCAACGCAAGATTTAG
- a CDS encoding Eukaryotic translation initiation factor 2 subunit alpha, which translates to MSLTNCRFYEEKYPEVDSYVMVNVKQIAEMGAYVKLLEYDNIDGMILLSELSRRRIRSIQKLIRIGRNEVVIVLRVDKEKGYIDLSKRRVSPEDVVKCEERYNKSKAVHSIMRHVAEATQTPLETLYQQIAWPLNRKYGHSHDAFKISITNPDVWNEIEFPNDVVKKELQQYISKKLTPHPTKVRADIEVTCFGYEGIDAVKEALRTAEANNTPENQIKVKLVAPPLYVLTNQSLDKNQGIQMLEAAIENIAAKIKEAGGNCTVKMAPKAVTEQDDAMLQELMDKRERENMEVSGDESESESDEGVPAA; encoded by the exons ATGTCGTTAACAAATTGCCGATTCTACGAGGAGAAGTACCCCGAGGTGGACAGCTATGTCATGGTCAACGTCAAGCAG ATCGCCGAAATGGGCGCATACGTGAAGCTGTTGGAATACGACAACATCGACGGCATGATTCTGCTCTCTGAATTGTCGCGAAGAcgtattcgtagtattcaGAAGTTGATCCGTATCGGCCGGAACGAGGTCGTCATTGTCCTGCGTGTTGACAAGGAGAAGG GTTACATTGATCTTTCCAAGCGCCGTGTCTCGCCCGAGGATGTCGTCAAGTGCGAAGAGCGCTACAACAAGAGCAAGGCCGTGCACTCCATCATGCGCCAcgtcgccgaggccacccAGACCCCCCTGGAGACCCTTTACCAGCAGATTGCCTGGCCCTTGAACCGGAAATACGGCCACTCTCACGATGCCTTCAAGATCTCTATCAC TAACCCCGATGTCTGGAACGAGATCGAATTCCCCAACGACGTCGTCAAGAAGGAGCTGCAGCAGTACATCAGCAAGAAGTTGACCCCCCACCCGACCAAGGTCCGTGCCGATATCGAGGTGACCTGCTTCGGCTACGAGGGTATCGATGCCGTCAAGGAGGCTCTCCGCACCGCCGAGGCAAACAACACTCCCGAGAACcagatcaaggtcaagctggTCGCCCCCCCTCTTTACGTCCTGACCAACCAGTCTTTGGACAAGAACCAGGGTATCCAGATGCTCGAGGCTGCGATCGAGAACATCGccgccaagatcaaggaggcCGGTGGTAACTGCACCGTCAAGATGGCACCCAAGGCTGTCACAGAGCAGGATGACGCCATGCTGCAGGAGCTGATGGACAAGCGGGAGCGCGAGAACATGGAGGTCAGCGGTGACGAGAGCGAGTCCGAGAGTGACGAGGGTGTCCCTGCGGCGTAA
- a CDS encoding putative oxidoreductase, with translation MLAMNHEPPPTSAGLRNDLIAAAIIPPLRTVPLLHSHAGLVERDTPMTNSNMASKQTLQSKYKLRSGHEIPVLGFGGQLTDQSPPSTTEKVVAEALKNGFRHIDSAIMYGNERACGRAIRDSGLDRSDIFFTTKIPPESMGYSDARRAIESSLREAGLDYFDLILIHAPYGGKEARLGSWRALVEAQKAGKVKSIGVSNYGIHHLEELEEYIQGGGGGEISVGQYELHPWLDHSDIVEWCQSREIVVEAYSPLAHGTRFREPVLAQIGEKYGKSPAQVLIRWSLQMGFVPLPKSAKTQRIPQNANVFDFALSPEDMKLLDTGEYSPTDWDPTVDED, from the exons ATGCTTGCAATGAAT CATGAGCCCCCCCCCACGTCGGCTGGTCTCCGCAATGATCTCATCGCCGCGGCGATTATTCCTCCCCTCCGAACAGTCCCTCTTCTGCACTCCCACGCTGGCCTCGTTGAGCGTGATACCCCGATGACCAACTCTAACATGGCATCCAAGCAGACGCTGCAATCGAAATACAAGCTCCGGTCCGGCCATGAGATTCCAGTGCTGGGCTTTGGG GGCCAGCTGACAGATCAAAGTCCCCCTTCAACTACAGAAAAGGTGGTTGCAGAAGCGCTGAAAAATGGATTTCGACAT ATCGACTCTGCTATCATGTACGGCAATGAAAGGGCTTGTGGTCGTGCCATCCGGGACTCCGGCCTTGATCGATCcgacatcttcttcaccaccaagatcCCTCCGGAGTCGATGGGCTACAGTGATGCCCGACGTGCGATTGAGTCGAGTCTACGTGAAGCTGGCCTCGATTACTTTGATTT GATTCTGATTCATGCTCCCTACGGGGGCAAAGAAGCCCGTCTCGGGAGCTGGCGGGCCTTAGTCGAGGCTCAAAAGGCCGGCAAGGTCAAATCAATCGGAGTGTCCAACTACGGCATCCACCACCttgaagagctggaagagtACATTCAGGGCGGCGGTGGAGGCGAGATCTCCGTCGGCCAGTACGAACTTCATCCTTGGCTGGACCACTCGGATATCGTCGAGTGGTGTCAGAGTCGAGAGATTGTCGTCGAGGCCTATTCTCCGCTCGCGCATGGGACCCGATTCCGGGAGCCGGTGCTGGCTCAGATTGGAGAAAAGTATGGCAAGTCGCCTGCACAGGTTCTAATCCGGTGGAGCCTACAGATG GGATTTGTGCCGCTCCCCAAGTCTGCAAAGACCCAGCGCATTCCACAGAATGCAAATGTGTTTGATTTTGCGCTCTCGCCGGAGGATATGAAGCTGCTAGACACGGGCGAGTATAGTCCCACGGATTGGGATCCCACGGTGGACGAGGATTAG